From Lysinibacillus sp. SGAir0095, the proteins below share one genomic window:
- a CDS encoding DMT family transporter: protein MMQPKIHPYIPIIIGVISISLSAILVKLAVADSGVIAFYRLLFSVLIMSPLFFYKYTHELKELTKRDWIFSSIAGFFLAFHFILWFESLNYTSVASSTVLVTLQPLFAFIGTYFFFKEKLSVKIILSGFIAIIGSFLISWGDFRVSGSALYGDLLALIACALITGYLLLGQDVRKRISLITYTMVVYSSSTICLFFYVLVKGESFGPYPSMTWIWFLLLAIIPNLLGHTLFNWAVKWVSTNVISVAVLFEPIGAAILAYIVFAEKLITTQIFGGIIVIAGLLLFVIDIKLIKKFFRKVLD from the coding sequence ATGATGCAACCCAAAATACATCCATACATTCCTATTATTATTGGTGTTATCTCTATTTCACTTTCTGCAATTCTGGTGAAGCTGGCAGTGGCAGATTCCGGTGTTATTGCATTTTATCGATTATTATTTTCGGTACTAATTATGAGTCCTTTATTCTTTTATAAATACACTCATGAATTAAAAGAATTAACAAAAAGAGACTGGATTTTTTCATCTATAGCAGGATTTTTCTTAGCGTTTCATTTTATATTGTGGTTCGAATCTCTAAATTACACATCGGTTGCAAGTTCCACAGTACTTGTTACCCTACAACCGCTCTTTGCATTCATCGGTACGTACTTTTTCTTTAAAGAAAAATTATCAGTAAAGATAATTCTTTCTGGTTTCATAGCGATTATTGGAAGTTTCTTAATAAGTTGGGGAGATTTCAGGGTAAGCGGTAGTGCTCTGTATGGTGATCTTCTCGCTTTAATTGCCTGTGCTTTAATTACGGGATATTTACTGCTAGGCCAAGATGTTCGAAAACGTATTTCCTTAATAACTTATACGATGGTTGTTTATTCGAGTAGTACCATTTGTTTATTCTTTTATGTGTTGGTTAAAGGGGAATCATTTGGACCATATCCCTCAATGACCTGGATATGGTTTTTATTACTAGCAATAATTCCAAATCTATTAGGACATACCTTATTTAATTGGGCAGTGAAATGGGTAAGTACAAATGTTATATCAGTAGCTGTATTATTCGAACCAATCGGAGCAGCAATATTAGCATATATAGTTTTTGCAGAGAAATTAATCACAACTCAAATTTTTGGTGGAATTATCGTTATCGCCGGTCTTTTACTCTTTGTGATTGATATTAAACTAATTAAAAAGTTTTTTAGAAAAGTACTTGATTAG
- a CDS encoding cation diffusion facilitator family transporter: MGGIFKLLKGGNKPSLIAALVNLFLGIIKGAAYFFTGNVAMFAEMMHSLGDAANQFFVFVGSALSKKAPTERFPNGFGRVVNLVCLGAVLIVGILSYETVKEGWHHFRHPSEESGGVLIALGVLLIGFILETFVLHKAAKEVLHEAGKEKAGIMAIPNSIAHLNRAKPATKLVWMEDLVATSGNLLAFLAIVIAYFTGFNALEGLVSMLIGFMMFYVVGRVFLDNARGAIGETDEEMHVHIGNLVMEDPHVTDIRRLEVVKEGEFLHVELVAETDPNQSLAYLDDVRDHLIELIMSQKNVTKVTLSFDEEDGKTEWKHHLKENKILNDEVNKS, encoded by the coding sequence ATGGGAGGAATATTCAAATTATTAAAAGGTGGAAATAAACCATCACTCATCGCAGCATTGGTGAACTTATTTTTAGGAATTATCAAAGGCGCAGCCTATTTCTTCACAGGAAATGTTGCAATGTTTGCCGAAATGATGCATTCACTTGGTGATGCTGCTAACCAATTCTTCGTTTTTGTTGGATCAGCATTGTCGAAAAAGGCACCAACTGAAAGATTTCCAAATGGCTTTGGTCGAGTAGTCAACTTAGTCTGTTTAGGAGCCGTATTAATCGTTGGTATCTTATCTTATGAAACAGTTAAGGAAGGTTGGCACCACTTTAGACATCCTTCAGAAGAATCTGGAGGAGTACTAATTGCATTAGGGGTTTTACTAATTGGATTTATTTTAGAAACTTTTGTACTTCACAAAGCTGCAAAAGAAGTACTACATGAAGCTGGTAAAGAAAAAGCGGGCATTATGGCGATTCCAAATTCGATTGCCCATTTAAATCGCGCTAAACCAGCGACAAAGCTTGTATGGATGGAAGATTTAGTCGCTACGAGTGGTAACCTTCTAGCCTTCCTTGCCATTGTTATAGCCTATTTCACAGGTTTTAATGCACTTGAAGGTTTAGTCTCGATGCTTATCGGATTTATGATGTTCTATGTAGTAGGTCGAGTATTTCTTGATAATGCCCGTGGAGCAATTGGCGAAACAGATGAGGAAATGCATGTGCATATCGGGAATTTGGTTATGGAGGATCCTCACGTAACAGACATCAGAAGATTGGAAGTAGTGAAGGAAGGCGAATTTTTACACGTTGAGCTAGTTGCCGAAACAGATCCAAATCAATCACTAGCCTATTTAGATGACGTTCGAGATCACTTAATCGAACTCATTATGAGCCAAAAAAATGTAACCAAAGTGACTCTTTCCTTCGATGAAGAAGACGGCAAGACCGAGTGGAAACACCATTTAAAAGAAAATAAAATTCTTAATGATGAAGTGAATAAATCATAA
- a CDS encoding isochorismate synthase MenF, with the protein MHQKWLHTTEVEVETVNSRLSFYIETIEVSRLSALAFFAAGESQYKGQRFFWQNREKTFTLVGLGHAFIIENNKGKDRFDLVEKQWKELTKNIVKEEKEPQPILFGGFTFDPKNGKKGEWDGFPQSFFSVATYQLVIRNDKAYISIHLITDKENSLEDFEQLRKERDQLIHAAQVKELKTYSKPLMTNYREPYKEEYLQTISTVTSLIQAKRAEKVVIARSLELEFQDTLSSPQVLSHVVNEQPESYLFGLEHEDLLFFGASPERLVKVENGQAFSSCVAGSIKRGKTAEEDKQLGESLLNDAKNLGEHQYVVEMIANTFEKNCMQYTVPKKPKLLKIRDIQHLYTPVEGKLSSDATILQLVKYLHPTPALGGVPRQEAMTVIRENETMNRGLYAAPLGWIDAEGNGEFAVAIRSAALKDNKAYLYAGGGIVADSEPNSEYEETLVKFRPMLRALGGQLHE; encoded by the coding sequence ATGCATCAGAAGTGGTTGCATACCACTGAAGTAGAAGTGGAAACAGTTAATTCAAGATTATCCTTCTATATTGAAACAATAGAAGTAAGCAGATTATCAGCCTTGGCATTTTTTGCAGCTGGCGAATCGCAATATAAGGGACAGCGCTTTTTTTGGCAAAATCGTGAGAAAACATTCACATTAGTCGGTCTTGGCCATGCATTTATAATCGAAAATAATAAAGGCAAGGACCGTTTCGATTTAGTAGAAAAACAGTGGAAAGAATTAACAAAAAATATTGTGAAAGAAGAAAAAGAACCTCAACCAATTCTATTTGGCGGGTTTACCTTTGACCCGAAGAATGGCAAAAAAGGAGAGTGGGACGGCTTTCCACAAAGCTTTTTTTCGGTAGCTACATATCAACTAGTGATACGTAATGATAAGGCTTATATCAGTATTCATTTAATTACGGATAAAGAAAATAGTCTAGAGGATTTCGAGCAGCTTCGAAAAGAACGGGATCAGCTCATTCATGCTGCACAAGTAAAAGAATTAAAAACATATAGTAAACCATTAATGACAAATTATCGTGAGCCATATAAAGAGGAATATCTCCAAACAATTTCAACGGTAACAAGTTTGATCCAGGCTAAGAGGGCAGAAAAAGTTGTCATAGCAAGGTCATTAGAGCTAGAATTTCAGGATACTCTATCCTCACCACAAGTCTTATCACATGTAGTGAATGAGCAACCAGAAAGCTATTTATTTGGTTTAGAGCATGAAGATCTTCTTTTCTTTGGGGCATCTCCTGAACGATTAGTAAAAGTGGAAAATGGGCAAGCCTTCTCGTCATGTGTAGCCGGTTCCATTAAACGAGGGAAAACAGCAGAAGAAGATAAGCAACTTGGAGAAAGTTTATTAAATGATGCAAAAAATCTAGGAGAGCATCAATATGTTGTCGAAATGATAGCAAATACTTTTGAAAAAAACTGTATGCAATATACAGTACCAAAAAAACCAAAGCTCTTAAAAATTAGAGATATCCAACATTTATATACACCTGTTGAAGGAAAACTGTCATCAGACGCAACGATCCTACAGCTTGTAAAATATCTTCATCCAACACCGGCTTTGGGAGGAGTTCCTCGTCAAGAAGCAATGACCGTTATTCGTGAAAACGAAACCATGAACCGAGGATTGTATGCTGCACCACTTGGTTGGATTGATGCAGAAGGAAATGGTGAATTTGCAGTAGCAATTCGCTCTGCTGCATTAAAAGACAATAAAGCCTATTTATATGCTGGAGGCGGAATCGTTGCTGATTCTGAGCCGAATTCAGAGTATGAAGAGACATTAGTCAAGTTCCGTCCGATGTTACGTGCTTTAGGAGGACAGTTACATGAATGA
- a CDS encoding dipeptidase has protein sequence MNIIDLHCDVLEKLSRLENANFRNDARLSASLEKLKAGNVKVQVFAIFVHSDLPDNEKFLAAVRQIEAFHTKVLSEPEMVHITEWAQLDQLEDGQIGAILSLEGCDCIGEDLLKLEQILNSGVKLVGLTWNHENGVAYGASEDPSKGLKPLAKEVVQLLNKRNIIIDVSHLNEQGFFELLPLAKNLIASHSNARAICDHPRNLTDVQIKELIKHGGRMHVVFYPPFIENEKEKTSIENLVKHVELIASLVGVQHIGFGSDFDGMDFSVDKLSNAKEYENLIKALLKTFTYEEVSIMANRGFNKYANKLNLARE, from the coding sequence ATGAATATTATCGATTTGCATTGTGATGTATTGGAGAAATTATCGCGACTCGAAAATGCGAATTTCCGAAATGATGCTAGATTAAGTGCAAGCTTAGAGAAATTAAAAGCAGGAAATGTTAAGGTGCAAGTTTTTGCAATCTTTGTTCATTCTGATCTTCCTGACAATGAAAAATTCTTAGCAGCAGTTCGACAAATTGAAGCTTTTCATACAAAAGTTTTAAGCGAGCCTGAAATGGTGCATATAACTGAGTGGGCGCAATTAGATCAGCTTGAGGATGGGCAAATTGGAGCAATTTTAAGTTTAGAGGGTTGCGATTGTATTGGTGAAGATCTATTAAAACTTGAGCAGATTTTAAATTCAGGAGTGAAATTAGTTGGTTTAACATGGAATCATGAAAATGGTGTTGCCTATGGCGCTTCAGAAGATCCTTCAAAGGGTTTAAAACCTTTAGCTAAAGAGGTAGTTCAGTTGCTAAATAAACGCAATATCATAATTGACGTGTCTCATCTAAATGAGCAAGGTTTTTTTGAATTACTTCCATTAGCGAAAAACCTTATTGCTAGTCATAGTAATGCAAGAGCCATTTGTGACCATCCGAGAAACTTAACAGATGTCCAAATAAAAGAATTAATAAAACATGGTGGGAGAATGCATGTCGTATTTTATCCACCGTTTATCGAAAATGAAAAAGAAAAGACATCCATCGAGAACTTAGTGAAGCATGTCGAACTTATTGCATCTCTAGTTGGAGTACAACATATTGGATTTGGATCTGATTTTGATGGAATGGATTTTTCAGTGGATAAGTTATCGAATGCAAAAGAGTATGAAAACTTAATTAAAGCCTTATTGAAAACCTTCACCTATGAAGAGGTTTCCATAATGGCAAATAGAGGTTTCAATAAATATGCAAACAAACTAAACTTAGCGCGAGAGTAA
- a CDS encoding TraR/DksA C4-type zinc finger protein, producing MKQSEMQQLKNTLLEELKDLKEGLETHDDIERTELSNYDNHPGDVASDLTIQLTEYAMDDFKQESIDKIEAALEAMNNGTYGECKVCHKEISFERLEAVPTTLTCVEHSQEKVDMETRPIEEEIMNELSHKALKAVDFENGSGEFPSSDSPQDVPQEVIHQNNQESTIRDQFQ from the coding sequence ATGAAACAATCCGAGATGCAACAATTAAAAAATACATTGTTAGAAGAACTGAAGGATTTAAAAGAAGGTCTGGAAACGCATGATGATATTGAACGCACGGAGTTATCAAATTATGATAATCATCCAGGAGATGTTGCTTCAGACTTAACGATACAACTAACGGAATATGCCATGGATGATTTTAAACAAGAAAGTATAGATAAAATAGAAGCTGCTTTGGAAGCTATGAATAATGGAACTTATGGTGAATGTAAAGTATGTCATAAGGAAATTTCCTTTGAACGTCTTGAAGCAGTTCCAACAACCTTGACTTGTGTAGAACATAGTCAAGAAAAAGTCGATATGGAAACACGACCGATTGAAGAGGAAATCATGAATGAGCTTTCACATAAAGCATTAAAAGCGGTCGATTTTGAAAATGGTTCTGGAGAGTTTCCATCATCTGATAGTCCACAGGATGTACCACAAGAGGTTATCCATCAAAATAATCAAGAATCAACCATTCGAGATCAATTTCAATAA
- a CDS encoding MgtC/SapB family protein: MEITIINETLSYEIIIKLVIAATLSLIIGIERELKKKPVGLKTSLVIATFSCLLTIISVEAAYSTPSREDINITMDPLRLAAQIVSGIGFLGAGVILRKGNDSITGLTTAAMIWGAAGIGIAVGAGFYIEAFVTVVIVVVGIELIAPFLLKIGPKRIRMKEYVLKALLKDEENVQNLLSFMKENEMHIDNIRIRDVHVAADHSLFEVDIRFSALFKTDTISIYRTLHTLPYVQKIELESLG, from the coding sequence TTGGAAATCACTATTATAAACGAAACTCTTTCGTATGAAATTATTATTAAGCTGGTTATTGCGGCCACATTAAGTTTAATAATAGGTATAGAAAGGGAATTAAAAAAGAAACCGGTTGGATTAAAAACAAGTCTCGTCATAGCAACTTTTAGTTGTTTGTTGACGATTATTTCAGTCGAAGCTGCGTATAGTACACCTTCACGTGAAGATATTAATATTACGATGGATCCCCTACGTTTAGCTGCTCAAATTGTGAGTGGTATTGGTTTTTTAGGTGCAGGTGTCATTTTAAGAAAAGGGAACGACAGTATAACTGGGTTAACGACAGCTGCAATGATTTGGGGTGCAGCTGGAATTGGAATAGCTGTTGGCGCAGGCTTTTATATCGAAGCTTTTGTTACGGTTGTGATTGTTGTAGTTGGTATTGAACTAATCGCTCCCTTTCTACTTAAAATCGGTCCAAAAAGAATACGTATGAAAGAATATGTACTTAAAGCACTTTTAAAAGATGAAGAAAATGTACAAAATTTACTTTCTTTTATGAAGGAAAATGAAATGCATATTGATAACATTCGCATTAGGGATGTTCACGTTGCTGCGGATCATTCTTTATTTGAAGTTGATATACGATTTTCTGCTTTATTTAAGACAGATACCATATCAATTTACCGCACTTTGCACACACTACCATATGTACAAAAAATCGAGCTCGAAAGCTTAGGTTAA
- a CDS encoding ISL3 family transposase, whose product MNFNRNIPGLKGVTVHKIEEIGERIALYVSIPKKEHQCPDCNKMTSKIHDYRIQKIKHLKWFERLTILFYKRRRYVCECGKRFSEKSPFVDKYQRYSKEWNQVVGIRSVKAKTFKEAAEVLGTSSSTVIRRFKKVVKEQLNEGVHLPKCIAIDEYKGDTDAGTYQLIIANAETHEPIDILPNRRKETIKDYLMTYGSDVEVVVMDMNPSFKAAVKKALNRPIIIADRFHYCRYIYWALDEVRRKVQKDWHPYDRKKCKKMRHVLYKRFDKLTEKNRWYLNRYTGMSKELKQAYELKEAYCKWFDWAKTTNDIAEVKNRLEAYYRKVEEANIPAFIKAIQTFKNWQVEILNSFSFGYSNGFLEGINNKSKVMKRNAYGFRSFKHFKAKILLNDLYKEFGVHLG is encoded by the coding sequence ATGAATTTTAACAGAAATATCCCAGGATTAAAAGGTGTAACTGTTCATAAGATTGAAGAGATCGGGGAGCGTATCGCTCTTTACGTTTCAATTCCGAAGAAAGAACATCAGTGTCCAGACTGTAATAAAATGACCTCTAAAATACATGATTATCGAATTCAAAAAATTAAACATTTAAAATGGTTTGAACGATTAACCATCCTTTTCTATAAACGTCGACGTTATGTATGTGAGTGCGGAAAACGCTTCTCGGAAAAATCTCCTTTCGTGGATAAGTATCAACGTTACTCAAAAGAATGGAATCAAGTTGTTGGAATCCGTTCAGTAAAGGCAAAGACATTTAAAGAAGCAGCAGAAGTCCTTGGAACATCCAGTTCGACGGTAATTCGTCGCTTTAAAAAGGTGGTAAAAGAGCAGCTAAATGAAGGGGTCCATTTACCAAAATGTATTGCGATTGATGAATATAAAGGAGATACAGATGCGGGGACCTATCAACTAATCATTGCCAACGCTGAAACGCACGAACCAATTGATATTTTACCGAATCGTAGAAAAGAAACGATTAAGGATTATCTAATGACATATGGATCAGATGTAGAAGTCGTCGTAATGGATATGAATCCAAGCTTTAAAGCAGCTGTTAAAAAAGCCTTAAATCGTCCTATCATTATTGCCGATCGATTCCATTATTGTCGTTATATTTATTGGGCTCTAGACGAGGTGCGTCGTAAAGTGCAGAAGGATTGGCATCCATACGATCGAAAAAAGTGCAAAAAAATGCGTCATGTCTTATATAAACGCTTTGATAAGTTAACGGAAAAGAATCGATGGTATTTAAATCGCTACACGGGAATGTCAAAGGAATTAAAGCAAGCATATGAACTAAAAGAAGCCTATTGTAAATGGTTTGATTGGGCAAAAACGACGAATGATATTGCAGAAGTGAAGAATAGATTAGAAGCTTATTACCGTAAGGTAGAAGAAGCAAATATCCCAGCATTTATAAAAGCCATTCAAACCTTTAAGAATTGGCAAGTAGAGATCTTAAATAGTTTTAGTTTTGGCTATTCAAATGGTTTTTTAGAAGGAATTAATAATAAATCGAAGGTAATGAAACGTAATGCTTATGGTTTTAGGAGCTTTAAGCATTTTAAAGCAAAGATTTTATTGAATGATTTATATAAAGAATTCGGTGTTCATTTAGGTTAA
- the menD gene encoding 2-succinyl-5-enolpyruvyl-6-hydroxy-3-cyclohexene-1-carboxylic-acid synthase, which yields MNEREIITNYVYKIVASLMQNGVEDVVISPGSRSTPLAYAFASTKNLSIYRQVDERSAAYFALGIAKAKAKPVVLLCTSGTAAANYYPAIVEAKYARVPLIVITADRPHELREVGAPQAINQISLYGERVKWSAEFPIPDDAKMTLPYVERHVARGVNIANTAPFGPVHFNVPFREPLLIDFQEELPEQTFQQSFVGNVAPSEQAKDVMTTIVNQTNRGFIIVGELALGTDLQHMWTFIRKLKWPVLVESLSNLRTNVPEDCEQYIISTYDALLKNTAFKQQVLADTVIRFGAQPVSKFLTNFLTETLPTNYIVIDEDPMFRDSAAVSTHFIHAAIGEWICEMNLDNTMCSDEYLLQWRKGEELAIKHISSHPQLEKDEGAVVRYLIENLPNESDLFVSSSMPIRDIDTFLLPTHKDIQVFANRGANGIDGVMSTAIGFSQARKNREMYLLIGDLAFLHDVNALITTRYQQCKLNIIVFNNDGGGIFSYLAQSTVKEYYEDLFGTPTALRFADVAKMYDIEYVQIKDFTEVEKLLEPQNNPLRLIEIFTDRQENVTSHRKLWQRIHEELEQ from the coding sequence ATGAATGAACGTGAAATAATAACGAACTACGTATATAAAATAGTTGCCTCACTTATGCAAAATGGCGTAGAGGATGTTGTGATTAGCCCAGGTTCTAGATCGACACCGCTTGCCTATGCATTTGCGTCAACAAAGAATTTATCGATCTATAGACAAGTAGATGAGCGGTCAGCAGCTTATTTTGCTCTTGGTATAGCTAAAGCAAAAGCAAAACCTGTTGTTCTTCTCTGTACTTCGGGTACTGCGGCTGCAAATTATTATCCTGCCATTGTCGAGGCGAAGTATGCGCGTGTACCTTTAATCGTCATTACTGCGGACCGGCCTCATGAATTACGTGAGGTAGGTGCCCCTCAGGCAATCAATCAAATCTCACTGTACGGTGAACGAGTAAAATGGAGTGCTGAATTTCCGATTCCCGATGATGCGAAAATGACATTGCCCTATGTCGAGCGTCATGTAGCACGAGGTGTGAATATAGCAAATACGGCCCCATTTGGACCCGTACATTTTAATGTTCCTTTTCGTGAGCCTTTACTCATTGATTTTCAAGAGGAACTGCCAGAACAAACTTTTCAACAAAGCTTTGTAGGAAATGTAGCTCCTTCAGAACAAGCAAAAGATGTAATGACAACGATTGTTAATCAAACTAATAGAGGGTTTATTATTGTAGGGGAACTTGCACTTGGTACTGACTTACAGCATATGTGGACGTTTATTCGGAAATTAAAGTGGCCAGTCTTAGTTGAAAGCCTATCGAATTTAAGAACAAATGTACCAGAGGATTGTGAGCAGTATATCATTTCTACATATGATGCACTATTAAAAAATACGGCATTTAAACAGCAGGTTCTTGCTGATACAGTTATTCGCTTTGGAGCACAGCCTGTTTCGAAATTTTTAACTAACTTTTTAACAGAAACACTGCCAACTAATTATATTGTGATTGACGAAGATCCAATGTTCCGGGATTCAGCAGCTGTTTCAACTCATTTTATCCATGCAGCCATCGGAGAGTGGATTTGTGAGATGAATCTCGATAATACAATGTGCAGCGATGAATACTTGTTGCAATGGCGTAAAGGTGAGGAGCTTGCCATTAAACATATTAGTTCCCATCCACAACTTGAAAAAGATGAGGGAGCAGTAGTTCGTTACCTAATCGAAAATTTACCAAACGAAAGTGATCTTTTTGTAAGTAGTAGTATGCCGATTCGTGACATCGATACTTTTTTATTGCCAACTCACAAGGACATACAGGTTTTTGCTAACCGAGGTGCGAATGGGATTGATGGTGTAATGTCTACTGCAATTGGCTTTAGCCAGGCTAGAAAAAATCGGGAGATGTATTTACTGATTGGAGATCTGGCCTTTCTACATGATGTCAATGCACTAATTACGACTCGTTATCAGCAATGCAAACTTAATATTATTGTATTCAATAACGATGGCGGTGGGATTTTCTCTTATCTAGCACAATCTACCGTTAAAGAATACTATGAGGACCTTTTTGGCACGCCAACTGCATTGCGTTTTGCGGATGTTGCCAAAATGTATGACATAGAATATGTTCAGATTAAAGATTTTACTGAGGTTGAGAAATTATTAGAACCACAAAACAATCCATTGCGCTTGATTGAAATTTTTACGGATCGTCAGGAAAACGTTACTAGTCACCGAAAGCTTTGGCAACGTATTCATGAGGAGTTGGAGCAATGA
- a CDS encoding iron-containing alcohol dehydrogenase, whose amino-acid sequence MNNFTFHNPVRLHFGKGQIDQLKQELPQYGRNILVVYGGGSIKKNGLYDEAMSLLKELNMNVFEISGVEPNPRVETARKGIEICKKESIDFVLAIGGGSVIDCSKLIAAGAKVDEDAWNIVIKKTSVVDALPFGTILTLAATGSEMNSGSVISNDETQEKYGWGHPLVFPKFSILDPTYTFTVPKNHTVYGMVDIMSHVFEQYFHDATNTPITDEMCEGVLRTVINAAPNLINDLENYELRETILLAGTVGLNGFLSIGSRGDWATHNIEHSVSAVYDIPHGGGLAIIFPNWMKHNLSVNPGRFAGLAIRVFNVNPEGKTTEEVALEGIERLREFWSSIGAPSRLADYDIDHSKLDVLVEKSMVNGPFGRFKTLQAEDVRTILEMSL is encoded by the coding sequence TTGAATAATTTTACGTTTCACAATCCGGTTCGTCTGCACTTTGGTAAAGGTCAAATTGACCAATTAAAACAAGAGCTACCTCAATATGGACGTAATATTTTAGTTGTATATGGTGGAGGGAGTATAAAGAAAAACGGTCTTTATGATGAGGCGATGTCGCTTTTAAAAGAATTAAACATGAATGTTTTTGAAATAAGTGGTGTAGAACCCAATCCTCGCGTAGAAACAGCACGTAAAGGAATTGAAATTTGTAAAAAAGAATCTATTGATTTTGTATTGGCAATTGGTGGTGGTTCGGTAATCGACTGCTCTAAACTAATTGCGGCGGGTGCAAAAGTGGATGAAGATGCTTGGAATATTGTGATTAAGAAAACAAGTGTTGTAGATGCTCTGCCTTTCGGTACAATCCTAACTTTAGCGGCAACAGGGTCAGAAATGAATTCAGGTTCTGTTATTTCAAATGACGAAACGCAAGAGAAATATGGATGGGGACATCCGCTTGTATTTCCTAAATTCTCTATTTTAGATCCAACTTATACATTCACTGTTCCAAAAAACCATACTGTTTATGGAATGGTAGATATCATGTCTCATGTATTCGAGCAATACTTCCACGATGCAACTAATACGCCAATCACAGATGAGATGTGTGAGGGAGTATTACGCACGGTTATCAATGCTGCGCCGAATTTGATTAATGACTTAGAAAATTATGAGCTGCGCGAAACGATTTTACTAGCGGGGACAGTTGGTTTAAATGGATTCCTTTCAATTGGTTCACGTGGTGATTGGGCGACTCATAATATTGAACACTCAGTTTCGGCTGTTTATGATATCCCTCATGGTGGAGGATTAGCTATTATCTTCCCGAATTGGATGAAGCACAATTTATCTGTAAACCCTGGCCGATTCGCAGGACTAGCAATTCGTGTATTTAACGTAAATCCGGAAGGTAAAACTACAGAAGAAGTTGCTTTAGAAGGAATCGAACGCTTAAGGGAGTTTTGGTCATCCATTGGGGCTCCAAGTCGATTAGCAGACTATGATATCGATCATTCAAAATTAGATGTTCTTGTTGAAAAATCAATGGTTAATGGTCCTTTTGGAAGATTTAAAACATTGCAAGCGGAAGATGTAAGAACAATTTTAGAAATGTCTCTTTAA